aattgcaaTTATTCAATGGACATATTCTGTGCTCCATCAAAGCCAACAAGTTTCCAAGATTtgcatttaattaaatgaaaaagtggTGTTTATATTGGTTgtacttaatttctaacacaATTTTCTAATGTcttaatatttaatttagtttCAAGACTGTGGCGTTTAAATTGAAGCTAAATATTAAATGGACACAGTTGGTTTTCTAACATTTTGAGCTGTTACTTTATTTCAAACTggatatttacagtttttttttatcttgctaGTCATCCGTACAATAAACCCCTTAAATGCATGTTTCAGGAATGTAGGGAACAAGCAAATTCAAATTGACATTCTGTATACTATTCTGGTGAGGCAAATTGTACCTAAATTTGTCAACAACTCACAATCGAACTCGTAGCTAAAGAACCAAAAAGGCAATAACAATGGTGGATTATCACGAGAAaagatttaaaatgataaaatagtttcaaatgatcataaaaaagtgacaaatgtTTGTTGGTGTCATAATCCTTCAAAGCAACCAGGCCAATTTGacaataaaaatcaaacaatcagTCTCCAACATACAAATCACAAGTGTAATTTGCGAATTAGAGAAATTGAACATAATCTGGTGTTGACATACATCCACTGCTAGTTAAGCAATAATCTTTTAATCTGTCCAATTGACAAAGCTGTTTGTgtaactctaaaaaaaaaaaaaaaaaactaatctgcAAGTGAGTTATTTTAAGGATCCGGCATCTTTGAGGCTTAATTAAAGGCCTCTTGAAATGATTCtttcagaaaataacaatggCAGACGCAGCAGTTGCAACTCCCGCCGACAAGAAGGCACCCCCCAAATTCAAGCAGAGGACCACCCGCACCTTCAAGAGCAAGGCCCCAAAACCCGGCCAGAAGGGGTGAGTGAGCACACGATCATAGGCCTTAACTAGAGAGTGTtgctgttgtgtgtgtgtgtgtgtgtgcatacttCTGACAAGACACTTGTGCATCCACTCAGATTCGGAGACGACATCCCCGGCATGGAGGGTCTGGGCACAGACATCACAGTGGTTTGCCCCTGGGAAGCCTTTGGTGACATGGAGCTCAGTGACCTGGCAAAATATGGAATTGTCTAGAACACCTGGAGTCCTGTTCGTCTCAGTGCTCATTTACCTCATACCTGTTTTCCTCTTCCCAAACCACCACCACTAGTTTCTGATGTCTTTCTTGATTAGGCACATTGTGAGATCTTAAGAAACTTCTCCCCATTGGATCCAAACatgttaaaatataataatatgtaCTTTAACTCAGGATCTCAGCACAACCCACCCTCGCTGCTAAACCCTTACCTGCCTTCACCAATTCATGAGCCCCTTACACCTCTTTTCCTTctaattgtacattttatttatgaaagaaatgtatttttatttttatgaagagTGCAAATGGCAACATGGACACATTCTACTCCATAGAAATGGGAGTTACAGTAGAATAGATCTGACAATAAATGTTGTCTCCTAAATAACACAAGTGTCTTTGCTATATCTTTCTCCTGgcatacagtatatataatCCATGATACGAACATTATAAAGGTCATTAAATTACAGGGAGCAGTCAGTAAATTGCTTCTTCATCCCatgaaataatgaattaataatgaAATAGCACTGAATTTTGTTAATGGGAGCCAAGAACTCAAACTCATCTGTAAGGTTTAACATTAAGACAATACAAGACAATGATTGCACTTTAAAAACGGGTGGATACAAACGCGCCTGCTGCCTCATTGTGGACAATATTGTTATTGtcaagtgaaaataaaaatcaatgcagCTCAAATGAGAGTACTTTTTAGGGCACTGGACAGTTGTATGCAATCACTTTTTTGCTCTTAACAGGtaaattaaaggataaatgacaataatattAAATCATTTCTTACCACTTAAccccacaagggtcgcgggggtgcagGAGCATATCCCCCTCCATCTATGGGCAGTAGGtaggggacacccagaattgatTGCTggccaattacagggcacaaggagacatctGACCAATCAAACCTTCATGCCACATGggggaaatttaaagtgtttaacaaGCATGCTTTGGGAATGTGCGGGGAAATCGGATTACCTGGAGAGAATCCGTGCAGGCCCAGGGAGCAGGTAGAAGAGATCTTTAGCTGTAAATGAAATAATTGCCTTTTACAGTATTAATGTGAAATGTATTCATCAACCAAGGTAGCTTCATTTGTCTCAGTTTGACAAAACGAGAGGCatggggtggccaagtccagtgCTTGAGAGCCCCTCaatcaacacacctgaatcaaataattgggattggtatgaagcttctgaaCAGCTTggtgatgagttgatcatttgattcaggtgtggtagatgagggagatatggaaaacagactggataggggctttccaggaccggacttggccacccttgACAGGAAAtctaaacaataacaaaaaggaCAAGAGCCATATCACAACAAAACAGttttatataaaacattttaaatggacagacaataataaacaaaaaccatcaatggcagtcaaacaGGGTGCAAGGGTTGGGGTAGAGGTCGGAGGACCCAAAGAATCTGATGTCGAGGGGTCGCTTTTAATTATCACTAAAAAAGAGTGGCAGGGGGAACCATGGCAAATACAAGctgccatatttttttcttatctacAGCTTGCCATTCTAATATTCTCAAGCTCCTGACTGCCAGCTGTCATCAGTCTTGGCTTTGATTTAAATAGTGAGGAATGCGGAAAATGTCTCAGACGTCAAATACGAAAGACACAAGATTCATGCAAaacgtccttttttttcttttgttacttGATACGTATCGCTCATGCTGGTTTATCCATGCCTTGGCTGACTGGgccccaaaaagtattttgcaaTTGCTTAACTAGAATGATGAGGACTTGTCAGCATCTTTGGCTAGTCCATGTTGCTTTGTGTTTCAACCAGCACATACTCTAGAgttgaatgaaaatatttataaagaTTAGtgagccattaaaaaaaaaaaaatacacatacacagtgGTACATCTACTTAAAAAACTTCgacttaaaacaaaaatcagGTTACGAA
This region of Stigmatopora nigra isolate UIUO_SnigA chromosome 6, RoL_Snig_1.1, whole genome shotgun sequence genomic DNA includes:
- the LOC144197683 gene encoding retinal cone rhodopsin-sensitive cGMP 3',5'-cyclic phosphodiesterase subunit gamma-like; translation: MADAAVATPADKKAPPKFKQRTTRTFKSKAPKPGQKGFGDDIPGMEGLGTDITVVCPWEAFGDMELSDLAKYGIV